A stretch of the Corylus avellana chromosome ca6, CavTom2PMs-1.0 genome encodes the following:
- the LOC132183889 gene encoding aminopeptidase M1-like — translation MEKFKGQPRLPKFAVPKRYNIRLKPDLSACNFAGFVSIDLDIVADTNFIVLNAAELSVASGSVSFTNRGFSKVLEPSKIVLVEDDEILVLEFTKTLPIGIGVLTIGFEGALNDKLVGFYRR, via the exons ATGGAGAAGTTCAAAGGCCAACCTCGCCTCCCCAAGTTCGCCGTCCCGAAACGCTACAACATACGCCTTAAACCGGACCTCTCCGCCTGCAACTTTGCCGGCTTTGTCTCCATCGACCTAGACATCGTCGCCGACACCAATTTCATCGTCCTCAATGCCGCCGAACTCTCCGTCGCTAGCGGCTCCGTATCCTTCACCAACCGAGGCTTCTCTAAG GTATTGGAGccttcaaaaattgttttggtTGAAGACGACGAGATTTTGGTTTTGGAATTCACTAAGACACTTCCGATCGGGATCGGAGTTCTGACAATCGGGTTTGAAGGAGCTCTGAACGACAAACTGGTGGGGTTCTACAGAAGGTAg
- the LOC132184636 gene encoding aminopeptidase M1-like, giving the protein MEQFKGQPRLPKFAVPKRYDLRLKPDLSACKFAGSVAVDLDIVADTKYIVLNAADLSLVTGSVSFTNRGFSKVLEPSKIDLVEADEILVLEFAETLPIGIGVLHIGFEGTLNDKMKGFYRSTYEHNGEKKNMAVTQFEPADARRCFPCWDEPACKATFKITLDVPSELVALSNMPIVEEKVDGHLKTVSYQESPVMSTYLVAVVVGLFDYVEDCTSDGVKVRVYCQVGKANQGKFALHVAVGTLELYKEYFAVPYALPKLDMVAIPDFAAGAMENYGLVTYRETALLYDDQHSAAANKQRVATVVAHELAHQWFGNLVTMEWWTHLWLNEGFATWVSYLATDSLFPEWKIWTQFLDESTEGLRLDGLAESHPIEVEVNHAGEIDEIFDAISYRKGASVIRMLQSYLGAESFQRSLASYIKKYAYSNAKTEDLWAALEEGSGEPVNKLMNSWTKQKGYPVVSVKVKDQKLVFEQSQFLSSGSHGEGQWIVPVTLCCGSYDVRKNFLLQTISETLDIKEFLSDRSGAASAWIKLNVDQAGFYRVKYDEDLASRLRYAIESKYLSATDRFGILDDSFALCMACQQSLTSLLTLMGAYREEHEYTVMSNLISISYKVARIVADATPELLDDIKRFFISLFQYSAEKLGWEPKQGESHLDAMLRGEILTALAVFGDDLTLNEASRRFHAFLDDRNTSLLPPDIRKAAYVGVMQRVSTSNRLDYESLLRVYRETDLSQEKTRILGSLASCSDPNIILEVLNFLLSSEVRSQDAVFGLAVSIEGRETAWTWLKDKWEYIAKTWGAGFLITRFVSAIVSPFASLEKAKEIEEYFASRSKPSIARTLKQSIERVHINANWVQSVQNEKHLADAVKDLAHRKY; this is encoded by the exons ATGGAGCAGTTCAAAGGCCAACCTCGCCTCCCAAAATTCGCCGTCCCGAAACGCTACGACCTACGCCTCAAACCGGACCTCTCCGCCTGCAAGTTCGCCGGCTCCGTCGCCGTTGACCTCGACATCGTCGCCGATACCAAGTACATCGTCCTCAATGCCGCCGACCTATCCCTCGTTACCGGCTCCGTTTCGTTCACCAACCGAGGCTTTTCTAAG GTGTTGGAGCCttcaaaaattgatttggttGAAGCAGACGAGATTTTGGTTTTGGAGTTCGCGGAGACACTTCCGATTGGGATCGGAGTTCTCCATATCGGGTTTGAAGGAACTTTGAACGACAAAATGAAGGGGTTCTACAGAAG tACATATGAGCATAATGGTGAGAAGAAGAATATGGCAGTTACGCAGTTTGAACCGGCTGATGCTAGGCGATGCTTTCCGTGTTGGGATGAACCTGCTTGCAAG GCTACATTCAAAATCACATTGGATGTGCCATCTGAACTAGTAGCTCTTTCCAACATGCcaattgttgaagaaaaagTGGATGGGCATCTGAAGACAGTTTCATATCAGGAATCACCAGTAATGTCTACATATTTGGTGGCAGtggttgttggtttgtttgATTATGTGGAAGATTGTACATCTGATg GGGTCAAAGTTCGAGTATACTGTCAGGTTGGTAAGGCAAATCAAGGGAAATTTGCATTGCATGTTGCTGTCGGAACACTTGAATTGTACAAAGA ATACTTTGCCGTGCCTTACGCTCTACCTAAATTGGATATGGTTGCAATCCCTGATTTTGCTGCTGGGGCCATGGAGAATTATGGTTTAGTTACATACCGTGAAACAGCTTTGCTCTACGACGATCAGCATTCCGCAGCTGCCAATAAGCAGAGG GTTGCTACGGTCGTAGCTCATGAACTGGCACACCAGTGGTTTGGCAATCTTGTAACAATGGAATGGTGGACTCATTTGTGGCTGAATGAGGGGTTTGCAACATGG GTTAGCTATTTAGCAACTGATAGCTTGTTCCCAGAATGGAAAATATGGACTCAGTTTCTTGATGAATCTACAGAAGGTCTTAGACTAGATGGCCTTGCAGAGTCCCATCCCATTGAG GTGGAGGTAAATCATGCTGGTGAGATTGATGAAATTTTTGACGCAATAAGTTACAGAAAAGGTGCATCTGTTATTCGGATGCTGCAAAGCTATCTTGGTGCTGAATCCTTTCAG AGGTCACTTGcttcatatataaaaaaatatgcttACTCAAATGCGAAGACAGAAGATTTATGGGCTGCCCTTGAGGAGGGATCTGGTGAGCCTGTGAACAAGCTAATGAATTCATGGACAAAGCAAAAAGGATACCCAGTTGTCTCTGTCAAAGTCAAAGATCAGAAATTGGTGTTCGAGCAG TCGCAATTTTTGTCAAGTGGTTCCCATGGGGAAGGGCAGTGGATTGTGCCAGTAACATTGTGCTGTGGCTCATATGATGTGCGCAAGAATTTTCTACTGCAAACAATTTCTGAAACTCTTGATATCAAGGAATTCCTTAGTGATAGAAGCGGTGCAGCATCTGCTTGGATAAAACTTAATGTTGATCAGGCTGGTTTCTATAGGGTGAAATATGATGAGGACCTTGCAAGTAGACTCAGATATGCAATAGAGAGCAAATACTTATCTGCAACCGACAGATTTG GCATTCTCGATGACTCATTTGCCCTTTGTATGGCATGCCAGCAGTCTTTGACCTCATTGCTAACCTTGATGGGTGCTTACAGGGAGGAACATGAATACACCGTGATGTCTAATTTGATTAGT ATAAGTTATAAAGTTGCAAGAATCGTAGCTGATGCGACTCCTGAGTTACTGGATGACATTAAACGATTTTTTATTAGTCTTTTCCAGTATTCTGCAGA GAAGCTTGGTTGGGAACCTAAGCAAGGGGAGAGTCATCTAGATGCAATGTTGAGAGGAGAGATTTTGACTGCCCTTGCTGTGTTTGGAGATGATCTGACACTAAATGAAGCAAGTAGGCGTTTTCATGCTTTCTTAGATGACAGAAATACATCACTTCTCCCTCCTGACATAAGAAAG GCAGCATACGTGGGTGTAATGCAGAGAGTCAGCACCTCAAACAGATTGGATTATGAATCTCTGTTGAGGGTTTACAGAGAGACTGATCTGAGCCAGGAGAAAACACGCATTCTAG GTTCATTAGCATCTTGTTCAGATCCCAACATAATTCTTGAAGTTCTCAACTTTTTGCTCTCTTCTGAG GTTCGTAGCCAAGATGCTGTTTTTGGACTTGCTGTTAGTATTGAAGGACGTGAAACAGCTTGGACATGGCTGAAG GATAAATGGGAGTATATTGCAAAAACCTGGGGTGCTGGATTTCTAATAACTCGCTTCGTCAGTGCAATTGTCTCACCG TTTGCTTCACTTGAGAAGGCCAAAGAAATAGAGGAGTATTTTGCAAGCCGTTCTAAGCCGTCAATTGCTAGAACCTTGAAGCAGAGCATTGAGCGAGTTCACATTAATGCAAATTGGGTTCAGAGTGTTCAGAATGAGAAGCATCTTGCCGACGCAGTGAAGGATTTGGCACACAGAAAGTACTAG